From bacterium, one genomic window encodes:
- a CDS encoding FAD binding domain-containing protein produces the protein MAVRTYVKPTSLSEAAALLAAHERAVIIGGGAYLRLGARSFDVAVDLYDAGLDYVRETGDGLELGAMAY, from the coding sequence ATGGCTGTGCGGACCTACGTGAAACCGACTTCCCTGTCCGAAGCCGCCGCGTTGCTCGCCGCGCACGAGCGCGCGGTGATCATCGGCGGCGGGGCGTATCTGCGGCTGGGCGCCCGGAGCTTCGACGTGGCCGTCGATCTCTACGACGCCGGCCTGGACTACGTGCGCGAGACCGGGGACGGCCTGGAGCTCGGGGCCATGGCCTATTAG